A stretch of the Malus sylvestris chromosome 10, drMalSylv7.2, whole genome shotgun sequence genome encodes the following:
- the LOC126584707 gene encoding putative polyol transporter 1, which produces MLYFFSPSNYLSCFLHTAIVPNSNTHLYLFFSLSLSLSLSFSSLMADQRANENAVTSGPQNTSIEDIDPPKKPKTSKFAIACALLACTTSVLLGYDIGVMSGASLFIKENLKISDVQVEVLAGTLNIYSLLGSAFAGRTSDWIGRKYTIVLAGVIFLVGALLMGFATNYAFLMVGRFVAGVGVGYGMMIAPVYTAEISPASFRGFLTSFPEVFVNVGILLGYIANYAFSKLPLHLGWRFMLGVGGVPAIFLTVGVLFMPESPRWLVMQGRLGDAKKVLQRTSESKEECQLRLDDIKKAAGIPPHLNDDIVQVTKRSHGEGVWKELILHPTPAVRHILVAAVGIHIFEQASGIDTVVLYSPRIFEKAGITSSNHKLLATVAVGFTKTVFILVATFFLDKFGRRPLLLTSVGGMVFSLMFLGVGLTIVDHHKGSVPWAVGLCMAMVYFNVAFFSIGLGPITWVYSSEIFPLKLRAQGVSIGVACNRVTSGIVSMTFISLYKAITIGGAFFLYAGISAAAWMFFYTMLPETQGRPLEDMEVLFGKYHRWRKADAMLKERKQVDGDDNDNAQVC; this is translated from the exons ATGCTCTATTTCTTCTCTCCATCAAATTATCTATCTTGTTTTCTACATACAGCCATAGTTCCAAACTCCAATACACATCTCTACCTATTTTTctcactatctctctctctctctctctctttctctagctTGATGGCTGACCAGAGGGCGAACGAGAATGCCGTCACCAGCGGACCGCAGAATACGAGCATTGAAGATATTGATCCTCCAAAGAAGCCAAAAACTAGCAAGTTCGCTATTGCCTGTGCTCTTTTGGCTTGCACAACTTCAGTCTTACTGGGTTATG ATATTGGTGTAATGAGTGGAGCGTCACTCTTTATcaaagaaaatcttaaaatCAGTGACGTTCAAGTCGAAGTACTTGCTGGTACTCTAAACATCTACTCCCTCCTCGGCTCCGCCTTTGCCGGCAGAACCTCCGACTGGATCGGCCGCAAGTACACCATTGTTCTAGCGGGAGTCATCTTCTTGGTCGGAGCTCTCCTCATGGGATTTGCCACCAACTATGCCTTCCTCATGGTTGGCCGGTTTGTTGCCGGAGTCGGTGTTGGCTATGGTATGATGATTGCTCCTGTCTACACTGCCGAGATCTCTCCGGCATCGTTCCGTGGCTTCCTCACATCTTTCCCAGAG GTGTTTGTCAATGTTGGCATATTACTGGGGTACATAGCCAATTATGCCTTCTCCAAGCTCCCGCTTCACTTGGGCTGGCGGTTCATGCTCGGAGTTGGCGGAGTTCCAGCTATTTTTCTCACAGTCGGCGTCCTATTCATGCCCGAGTCTCCTCGGTGGCTGGTTATGCAGGGGCGACTCGGCGACGCTAAGAAAGTCCTCCAAAGAACTTCAGAGTCCAAGGAGGAGTGCCAGCTCAGACTAGACGATATCAAAAAAGCCGCAGGAATCCCACCCCACTTAAACGACGACATTGTTCAGGTCACAAAACGCAGCCACGGTGAAGGCGTATGGAAGGAACTGATCCTCCATCCTACCCCAGCCGTTCGCCATATTTTAGTCGCAGCCGTCGGTATCCACATCTTCGAACAAGCGTCTGGTATAGACACTGTCGTTCTGTACAGCCCAAGGATCTTTGAGAAGGCAGGTATCACCTCCTCCAATCATAAGCTACTCGCCACCGTTGCCGTTGGATTCACCAAGACAGTTTTCATCTTGGTCGCCACATTTTTCCTGGACAAGTTCGGACGGCGTCCGTTGCTACTGACCAGCGTGGGCGGAATGGTATTTTCCCTCATGTTTCTCGGAGTTGGCCTTACAATCGTCGACCATCACAAAGGTTCAGTCCCCTGGGCCGTCGGATTGTGCATGGCCATGGTATATTTCAATGTGGCATTTTTCTCAATCGGGCTAGGGCCCATCACGTGGGTATATAGCTCCGAGATCTTCCCCTTGAAGCTACGCGCTCAAGGAGTCAGTATCGGTGTGGCTTGTAATAGGGTTACGAGTGGGATCGTCTCTATGACATTTATTTCACTGTACAAGGCCATCACGATTGGCGGGGCCTTCTTTCTTTATGCCGGAATTTCTGCTGCTGCTTGGATGTTCTTTTATACGATGCTGCCGGAAACACAGGGCAGACCCCTAGAAGATATGGAGGTCCTGTTTGGTAAATACCACAGGTGGAGAAAAGCCGATGCAATGCTCAAGGAGAGAAAGCAAGTTGATGGTGATGACAATGACAATGCCCAAGTTTGCtag
- the LOC126584709 gene encoding polyol transporter 5-like, whose product MTSILLGYDIGVMSGAAIYIEKDLKVTDTQIEILLGILNLYSLIGSAMAGRTSDWVGRRYTIVISGAIFFTGAILMGLSTNYTFLMCGRFVAGLGVGYALTIAPVYAAEVSPASSRGFLTSFPEVFVNVGILLGYISNYAFSFCALDVGWRLMLGVGAIPSVILAIGVLAMPESPRWLVMQGRLGDARQVLDKTSDSKEESMLRLADIKEAAGIPEDCNDDIVQVTGHSHGEGVWKELFVHPTPTVLHIVIAALGFHFFQQASGIDALVLYSPRVFEKAGITNSNQLLLCTVGVGLSKTVFTFVATFFLDRVGRRPLVLTSMAGMVASLVCLGTSLTIVDQHEGARMTWAVVLCLCCVLAFVGFFSTGIGPIAWVYSSEIFPLRLRAQGCGMGVAVNRVMSGVLSMTFISLYKAITMGGAFFLYAAIGAVGWIFFFTMLPETQGRTLEDMEVLFGKFHKWRKANKLLEKERQVARGDGGTSDPDNRVNLLA is encoded by the exons ATGACTTCAATCCTGCTGGGTTATG ATATTGGAGTGATGAGTGGAGCTGCAATCTACATCGAAAAGGACCTCAAGGTCACGGACACGCAAATCGAGATCCTGTTGGGTATTCTGAACCTCTACTCCCTCATCGGCTCCGCCATGGCAGGAAGAACTTCCGACTGGGTCGGCCGCCGCTACACCATAGTCATCTCCGGAGcgattttcttcaccggagCGATTCTCATGGGATTATCCACCAACTACACCTTCCTCATGTGCGGCCGCTTCGTCGCCGGCCTCGGCGTCGGCTACGCCCTCACAATTGCTCCCGTCTACGCTGCCGAGGTCTCTCCGGCGTCGTCGCGCGGCTTTCTCACGTCTTTCCCAGAG GTGTTTGTCAATGTTGGCATATTATTGGGGTATATATCCAACTATGCCTTCTCCTTTTGCGCTCTTGACGTGGGGTGGCGGCTCATGCTCGGCGTCGGCGCAATTCCCTCAGTTATTCTTGCCATCGGTGTCTTAGCAATGCCTGAGTCGCCTCGGTGGCTCGTTATGCAGGGTCGACTTGGTGACGCCAGGCAAGTCCTCGACAAAACCTCAGACTCCAAAGAAGAGTCCATGCTCAGACTAGCCGACATCAAAGAAGCTGCTGGAATTCCCGAGGATTGCAATGATGATATCGTCCAGGTCACTGGTCACAGCCACGGTGAAGGTGTTTGGAAGGAATTGTTTGTTCATCCGACACCAACAGTTCTTCATATTGTAATTGCAGCCCTTGGTTTCCACTTCTTTCAGCAAGCCTCTGGTATAGACGCCCTGGTTTTGTACAGTCCAAGGGTCTTTGAGAAGGCTGGGATCACCAACTCAAACCAATTGCTACTCTGCACTGTGGGAGTTGGACTTTCCAAAACCGTATTCACCTTCGTCGCTACCTTTTTCCTTGATCGGGTTGGACGGCGTCCACTAGTGTTAACGAGTATGGCTGGTATGGTAGCCTCCCTGGTGTGTCTTGGTACAAGCCTTACCATCGTTGATCAACACGAAGGGGCTAGAATGACATGGGCAGTTGTTTTGTGCTTGTGCTGTGTATTAGCCTTTGTCGGGTTCTTCTCGACTGGGATTGGGCCCATTGCCTGGGTCTACAGCTCTGAGATCTTCCCATTGAGGCTGCGGGCTCAAGGGTGTGGTATGGGAGTGGCCGTGAATAGGGTGATGAGTGGCGTGCTCTCAATGACTTTCATTTCGTTGTATAAGGCCATCACAATGGGTGGTGCCTTCTTCCTTTATGCGGCAATTGGCGCTGTTGGTTGGATCTTCTTTTTCACAATGCTCCCGGAAACACAAGGCAGAACCCTTGAAGACATGGAGGTCTTGTTTGGTAAATTCCACAAGTGGAGAAAAGCCAATAAACTGCTCGAAAAGGAAAGGCAAGTTGCTCGTGGTGATGGTGGCACCAGTGATCCGGACAACAGGGTGAACCTCTTGGCTTAG